From one Dermacentor andersoni chromosome 1, qqDerAnde1_hic_scaffold, whole genome shotgun sequence genomic stretch:
- the Hr38 gene encoding probable nuclear hormone receptor HR38 isoform X7 → MFQSGFPVVSSPSLTEQPTPLTPLSISPANPSALPSFEETYSPRYRRDITHSGVFSFKFEELRSDTELPAEAGSPEAYQVSVGGFSPKPHASTSYRPPFTPPPPPPQPMAGPSQEFYKTEPPSYQSSSCYVQYQAEQEHAKAGFSGYLHPSPPVFQKGLVFPGPSESSSFSLVSAGSSSSLASFPGDLTPPLPSPGGTWPQARKPALLKAAAAATSEPGGRLAPPSAPGTPPASGSSAASSPPPATPSYQLCAVCGDNAACQHYGVRTCEGCKGFFKRTVQKGAKYVCLANRDCPVDKRRRNRCQFCRFQKCLAVGMVKEVVRTDSLKGRRGRLPSKPKSPQESPPSPPVSLITALVRAHVDTSPDLANRDYSLCQEMPVDESRRTAAEVQQFYNLLTSSVDVIKTFSEKIPGFNELEKSDQDLLFQSASLELFALRLAYRIRQEDDEFTFCNGVVLHRTQCERIFGEWLAAIFEFSRSLHAMQIDISAFACLAALTLVTERHGLKDGAKVERLQMKIIGSLRDHVTYNSEAQKKPHYFSRLLAKLPDLRSLSVQGLQRIFYLKLEDLVPAPTVIENMFVSSLPF, encoded by the exons ATGTTCCAGTCGGGCTTCCCGGTGGTCAGCAGTCCTTCCCTCACCGAGCAGCCGACACCTTTGACTCCCTTGAGCATTTCACCTGCAAACCCCTCGGCCCTGCCCAGCTTCGAGGAGACGTACTCGCCCAG GTACAGGCGGGACATCACACACTCCGGCGTGTTTTCCTTCAAGTTCGAAGAGCTGCGCTCGGACACCGAGCTGCCGGCTGAGGCCGGTAGCCCTGAGGCCTACCAGGTGTCCGTGGGCGGCTTCTCTCCTAAGCCTCACGCGTCCACCAGCTATCGGCCACCGTTCACGCCGCCACCTCCGCCGCCGCAGCCAATGGCTGGCCCATCCCAGGAGTTCTACAAGACAGAACCGCCGTCGTACCAGAGCTCAAGCTGCTATGTGCAGTATCAGGCTGAGCAGGAACATGCTAAAGCCGGCTTCTCGGGCTACCTTCACCCGTCGCCACCCGTGTTCCAGAAGGGACTCGTGTTCCCGGGACCTTCAGAAAGCTCCAGCTTCAGCCTCGTTTCGGCCGGTTCCTCGTCCTCCCTCGCATCGTTCCCAGGCGACCTGACGCCGCCACTGCCCAGCCCTGGGGGCACGTGGCCGCAGGCCCGCaagccggcgctcctcaaggctGCCGCTGCCGCTACCAGCGAGCCAGG TGGACGGTTGGCCCCGCCGTCGGCTCCCGGAACGCCCCCGGCGTCGGGATCGAGCGCGGCCTCGTCGCCTCCGCCCGCCACCCCGTCCTACCAGCTGTGTGCCGTGTGTGGCGACAACGCCGCCTGCCAGCACTACGGCGTCAGAACCTGCGAGGGCTGCAAGGGATTCTTCAAG AGGACAGTTCAAAAAGGAGCCAAATATGTGTGCCTTGCTAACAGAGACTGTCCAGTCGACAAGAGGAGAAGAAACCGCTGCCAGTTCTGCAGGTTTCAGAAATGTCTCGCTGTCGGAATGGTCAAAGAAG TTGTGCGGACGGACAGCCTTAAGGGACGACGGGGCAGGTTGCCTTCGAAGCCCAAGAGTCCCCAGGAGTCCCCGCCATCGCCGCCGGTCAGCCTCATCACGGCACTGGTCAGGGCCCACGTGGACACCTCTCCAGATCTCGCCAACAGGGATTACTCGTTG TGCCAGGAGATGCCGGTCGATGAAAGCCGCAGGACTGCAGCTGAAGTTCAGCAGTTCTACAATTTATTGACCTCGTCGGTTGACGTCATCAAGACGTTCTCCGAAAAGATTCCGGGATTCAATGAACTGGAGAAAAGCGACCAGGACCTTCTCTTCCAGTCTGCTAGCCTCGAGCTTTTTGCCCTTCGACTGGCATACAG GATCAGGCAGGAAGATGACGAGTTCACTTTCTGTAACGGCGTCGTCCTCCACCGAACTCAGTGCGAGAGGATCTTCGGGGAATGGTTGGCTGCCATCTTCGAGTTCTCGAGAAGCCTGCACGCCATGCAGATAGACATATCTGCGTTCGCCTGCCTCGCAGCACTGACGCTCGTGACTG AGCGACACGGCCTCAAGGACGGTGCCAAGGTGGAGCGGCTCCAGATGAAAATCATCGGGTCGCTGAGGGACCACGTGACGTACAACAGCGAGGCCCAGAAGAAGCCACACTACTTCTCGCGACTGCTGGCCAAGCTGCCGGACTTGCGCAGCCTGAGCGTACAGGGCCTGCAACGCATCTTCTACTTGAAGCTCGAAGACCTGGTGCCCGCGCCGACGGTCATCGAGAACATGTTCGTCTCCAGCCTGCCGTTCTGA
- the Hr38 gene encoding probable nuclear hormone receptor HR38 isoform X6 translates to MELDAALSIQGAWHGLVRRAHEMFQSGFPVVSSPSLTEQPTPLTPLSISPANPSALPSFEETYSPRYRRDITHSGVFSFKFEELRSDTELPAEAGSPEAYQVSVGGFSPKPHASTSYRPPFTPPPPPPQPMAGPSQEFYKTEPPSYQSSSCYVQYQAEQEHAKAGFSGYLHPSPPVFQKGLVFPGPSESSSFSLVSAGSSSSLASFPGDLTPPLPSPGGTWPQARKPALLKAAAAATSEPGGRLAPPSAPGTPPASGSSAASSPPPATPSYQLCAVCGDNAACQHYGVRTCEGCKGFFKRTVQKGAKYVCLANRDCPVDKRRRNRCQFCRFQKCLAVGMVKEVVRTDSLKGRRGRLPSKPKSPQESPPSPPVSLITALVRAHVDTSPDLANRDYSLCQEMPVDESRRTAAEVQQFYNLLTSSVDVIKTFSEKIPGFNELEKSDQDLLFQSASLELFALRLAYRIRQEDDEFTFCNGVVLHRTQCERIFGEWLAAIFEFSRSLHAMQIDISAFACLAALTLVTERHGLKDGAKVERLQMKIIGSLRDHVTYNSEAQKKPHYFSRLLAKLPDLRSLSVQGLQRIFYLKLEDLVPAPTVIENMFVSSLPF, encoded by the exons ATGGAATTGGACGCGGCTCTTAGCATCCAAGGCGCCTGGCACGGTCTCGTACGCAGAGCTCAC GAGATGTTCCAGTCGGGCTTCCCGGTGGTCAGCAGTCCTTCCCTCACCGAGCAGCCGACACCTTTGACTCCCTTGAGCATTTCACCTGCAAACCCCTCGGCCCTGCCCAGCTTCGAGGAGACGTACTCGCCCAG GTACAGGCGGGACATCACACACTCCGGCGTGTTTTCCTTCAAGTTCGAAGAGCTGCGCTCGGACACCGAGCTGCCGGCTGAGGCCGGTAGCCCTGAGGCCTACCAGGTGTCCGTGGGCGGCTTCTCTCCTAAGCCTCACGCGTCCACCAGCTATCGGCCACCGTTCACGCCGCCACCTCCGCCGCCGCAGCCAATGGCTGGCCCATCCCAGGAGTTCTACAAGACAGAACCGCCGTCGTACCAGAGCTCAAGCTGCTATGTGCAGTATCAGGCTGAGCAGGAACATGCTAAAGCCGGCTTCTCGGGCTACCTTCACCCGTCGCCACCCGTGTTCCAGAAGGGACTCGTGTTCCCGGGACCTTCAGAAAGCTCCAGCTTCAGCCTCGTTTCGGCCGGTTCCTCGTCCTCCCTCGCATCGTTCCCAGGCGACCTGACGCCGCCACTGCCCAGCCCTGGGGGCACGTGGCCGCAGGCCCGCaagccggcgctcctcaaggctGCCGCTGCCGCTACCAGCGAGCCAGG TGGACGGTTGGCCCCGCCGTCGGCTCCCGGAACGCCCCCGGCGTCGGGATCGAGCGCGGCCTCGTCGCCTCCGCCCGCCACCCCGTCCTACCAGCTGTGTGCCGTGTGTGGCGACAACGCCGCCTGCCAGCACTACGGCGTCAGAACCTGCGAGGGCTGCAAGGGATTCTTCAAG AGGACAGTTCAAAAAGGAGCCAAATATGTGTGCCTTGCTAACAGAGACTGTCCAGTCGACAAGAGGAGAAGAAACCGCTGCCAGTTCTGCAGGTTTCAGAAATGTCTCGCTGTCGGAATGGTCAAAGAAG TTGTGCGGACGGACAGCCTTAAGGGACGACGGGGCAGGTTGCCTTCGAAGCCCAAGAGTCCCCAGGAGTCCCCGCCATCGCCGCCGGTCAGCCTCATCACGGCACTGGTCAGGGCCCACGTGGACACCTCTCCAGATCTCGCCAACAGGGATTACTCGTTG TGCCAGGAGATGCCGGTCGATGAAAGCCGCAGGACTGCAGCTGAAGTTCAGCAGTTCTACAATTTATTGACCTCGTCGGTTGACGTCATCAAGACGTTCTCCGAAAAGATTCCGGGATTCAATGAACTGGAGAAAAGCGACCAGGACCTTCTCTTCCAGTCTGCTAGCCTCGAGCTTTTTGCCCTTCGACTGGCATACAG GATCAGGCAGGAAGATGACGAGTTCACTTTCTGTAACGGCGTCGTCCTCCACCGAACTCAGTGCGAGAGGATCTTCGGGGAATGGTTGGCTGCCATCTTCGAGTTCTCGAGAAGCCTGCACGCCATGCAGATAGACATATCTGCGTTCGCCTGCCTCGCAGCACTGACGCTCGTGACTG AGCGACACGGCCTCAAGGACGGTGCCAAGGTGGAGCGGCTCCAGATGAAAATCATCGGGTCGCTGAGGGACCACGTGACGTACAACAGCGAGGCCCAGAAGAAGCCACACTACTTCTCGCGACTGCTGGCCAAGCTGCCGGACTTGCGCAGCCTGAGCGTACAGGGCCTGCAACGCATCTTCTACTTGAAGCTCGAAGACCTGGTGCCCGCGCCGACGGTCATCGAGAACATGTTCGTCTCCAGCCTGCCGTTCTGA
- the Hr38 gene encoding probable nuclear hormone receptor HR38 isoform X4: protein MLLLESPQSAALTSTSSLLHADYLSSSFTAEESLSLSEELKLPGLDLVGAQIPSEVFGSTVREVSSYQEMFQSGFPVVSSPSLTEQPTPLTPLSISPANPSALPSFEETYSPRYRRDITHSGVFSFKFEELRSDTELPAEAGSPEAYQVSVGGFSPKPHASTSYRPPFTPPPPPPQPMAGPSQEFYKTEPPSYQSSSCYVQYQAEQEHAKAGFSGYLHPSPPVFQKGLVFPGPSESSSFSLVSAGSSSSLASFPGDLTPPLPSPGGTWPQARKPALLKAAAAATSEPGGRLAPPSAPGTPPASGSSAASSPPPATPSYQLCAVCGDNAACQHYGVRTCEGCKGFFKRTVQKGAKYVCLANRDCPVDKRRRNRCQFCRFQKCLAVGMVKEVVRTDSLKGRRGRLPSKPKSPQESPPSPPVSLITALVRAHVDTSPDLANRDYSLCQEMPVDESRRTAAEVQQFYNLLTSSVDVIKTFSEKIPGFNELEKSDQDLLFQSASLELFALRLAYRIRQEDDEFTFCNGVVLHRTQCERIFGEWLAAIFEFSRSLHAMQIDISAFACLAALTLVTERHGLKDGAKVERLQMKIIGSLRDHVTYNSEAQKKPHYFSRLLAKLPDLRSLSVQGLQRIFYLKLEDLVPAPTVIENMFVSSLPF from the exons AGCGCGGCGTTAACTTCCACGAGCAGCCTCTTACACGCCGACTACCTCTCATCCTCGTTCACAGCCGAGGAATCGTTATCGCTGAGCGAGGAGCTCAAGCTCCCCGGTCTCGATTTAGTGGGAGCGCAGATTCCTTCTGAGGTATTCGGCAGCACCGTGAGAGAAGTCTCCTCTTACCAGGAGATGTTCCAGTCGGGCTTCCCGGTGGTCAGCAGTCCTTCCCTCACCGAGCAGCCGACACCTTTGACTCCCTTGAGCATTTCACCTGCAAACCCCTCGGCCCTGCCCAGCTTCGAGGAGACGTACTCGCCCAG GTACAGGCGGGACATCACACACTCCGGCGTGTTTTCCTTCAAGTTCGAAGAGCTGCGCTCGGACACCGAGCTGCCGGCTGAGGCCGGTAGCCCTGAGGCCTACCAGGTGTCCGTGGGCGGCTTCTCTCCTAAGCCTCACGCGTCCACCAGCTATCGGCCACCGTTCACGCCGCCACCTCCGCCGCCGCAGCCAATGGCTGGCCCATCCCAGGAGTTCTACAAGACAGAACCGCCGTCGTACCAGAGCTCAAGCTGCTATGTGCAGTATCAGGCTGAGCAGGAACATGCTAAAGCCGGCTTCTCGGGCTACCTTCACCCGTCGCCACCCGTGTTCCAGAAGGGACTCGTGTTCCCGGGACCTTCAGAAAGCTCCAGCTTCAGCCTCGTTTCGGCCGGTTCCTCGTCCTCCCTCGCATCGTTCCCAGGCGACCTGACGCCGCCACTGCCCAGCCCTGGGGGCACGTGGCCGCAGGCCCGCaagccggcgctcctcaaggctGCCGCTGCCGCTACCAGCGAGCCAGG TGGACGGTTGGCCCCGCCGTCGGCTCCCGGAACGCCCCCGGCGTCGGGATCGAGCGCGGCCTCGTCGCCTCCGCCCGCCACCCCGTCCTACCAGCTGTGTGCCGTGTGTGGCGACAACGCCGCCTGCCAGCACTACGGCGTCAGAACCTGCGAGGGCTGCAAGGGATTCTTCAAG AGGACAGTTCAAAAAGGAGCCAAATATGTGTGCCTTGCTAACAGAGACTGTCCAGTCGACAAGAGGAGAAGAAACCGCTGCCAGTTCTGCAGGTTTCAGAAATGTCTCGCTGTCGGAATGGTCAAAGAAG TTGTGCGGACGGACAGCCTTAAGGGACGACGGGGCAGGTTGCCTTCGAAGCCCAAGAGTCCCCAGGAGTCCCCGCCATCGCCGCCGGTCAGCCTCATCACGGCACTGGTCAGGGCCCACGTGGACACCTCTCCAGATCTCGCCAACAGGGATTACTCGTTG TGCCAGGAGATGCCGGTCGATGAAAGCCGCAGGACTGCAGCTGAAGTTCAGCAGTTCTACAATTTATTGACCTCGTCGGTTGACGTCATCAAGACGTTCTCCGAAAAGATTCCGGGATTCAATGAACTGGAGAAAAGCGACCAGGACCTTCTCTTCCAGTCTGCTAGCCTCGAGCTTTTTGCCCTTCGACTGGCATACAG GATCAGGCAGGAAGATGACGAGTTCACTTTCTGTAACGGCGTCGTCCTCCACCGAACTCAGTGCGAGAGGATCTTCGGGGAATGGTTGGCTGCCATCTTCGAGTTCTCGAGAAGCCTGCACGCCATGCAGATAGACATATCTGCGTTCGCCTGCCTCGCAGCACTGACGCTCGTGACTG AGCGACACGGCCTCAAGGACGGTGCCAAGGTGGAGCGGCTCCAGATGAAAATCATCGGGTCGCTGAGGGACCACGTGACGTACAACAGCGAGGCCCAGAAGAAGCCACACTACTTCTCGCGACTGCTGGCCAAGCTGCCGGACTTGCGCAGCCTGAGCGTACAGGGCCTGCAACGCATCTTCTACTTGAAGCTCGAAGACCTGGTGCCCGCGCCGACGGTCATCGAGAACATGTTCGTCTCCAGCCTGCCGTTCTGA